Proteins from a genomic interval of Desulfofustis limnaeus:
- a CDS encoding SH3 domain-containing protein produces MRSSFFSSVFPRLLAGASLLLLCSSPLFAAEYVSVKNDGVNVRTGPGTDHQIAMELFAGYPLQVVEKQGDWLKIVDFEKDTGWIYASLVENGSTVIINAASNVNMRAEPTTSSQVIASVERGVVMTRLEKKGEWSKLRHASGTVGWIHNSLLWP; encoded by the coding sequence ATGCGTTCATCGTTTTTTTCTTCAGTTTTTCCACGTCTGTTGGCCGGGGCCTCCCTGCTGCTGCTCTGTTCCTCGCCGCTGTTTGCCGCTGAATATGTCAGCGTCAAGAATGACGGGGTCAATGTGCGAACCGGTCCGGGCACCGATCATCAGATCGCCATGGAGTTGTTTGCCGGTTATCCGCTGCAGGTCGTCGAGAAACAAGGTGATTGGCTGAAGATCGTAGACTTTGAAAAGGACACCGGCTGGATCTACGCGTCCCTGGTGGAAAACGGCAGCACGGTCATCATCAACGCAGCGAGCAACGTCAACATGCGAGCCGAGCCGACCACCTCGAGCCAGGTGATCGCCTCCGTCGAGCGGGGAGTGGTGATGACCCGGCTGGAAAAGAAGGGCGAGTGGAGCAAGCTCCGTCATGCCAGCGGCACCGTCGGCTGGATTCATAACTCGTTGCTCTGGCCGTAA